Within the Sebastes umbrosus isolate fSebUmb1 chromosome 5, fSebUmb1.pri, whole genome shotgun sequence genome, the region agctggctggGTCACATTTACAACCTGCGGGGGTTCATTCAATACAAGCTGAGGTTGACTGAAGACGCCCAGAGTTTGTTCAACAACGCTGCAGAGGCCTTCCGCCAGATGAGAAGTGCAGATGAGGGTCCCTGGTTAGTGGTGAACTACGGGAACCTGGCTTGGCTGAACCACCACCTGGGAGACCAAGCAGAGAGTCAGGCTTACCTGACAAAGATCGACGCCCTGATGAATAAATACCCATCTCCATCCCAGGACGAGCTCCATCCAGAGATCTACGCTGAAAAAGCCTGGACCCTGATGAAGTTCAGCAGAGACAGAAATCTGGCTGCAGATTACTTCCAGAGAGCCATCAAGATGCAgccggacatggtggagtggaaCACCAGCCACGTCTTAGTGTTAGCGAGAGCTTTGAAACACAGCAACACGGGGCTGGAGGCTGACATGTTGGAGAAAGTGAGAATCGCCAAGGAACAGGATCCAGAGAACTTGTACCTCGCTGCTTACTACCTTGAGCAATGTGctaagaaaggagagagaattgAAGATGAAGCACGAGAGTTAGCCAGAAAGGTTTTGAGAAATCCCGTCAGCAGCGACAATGGTATGAAACCATTAATAAGGGTTTACAGTCATTATGTTTCTGTTGATGAGGCCATTAAATTGGCAGAGGAggctctggaaaaccatccagaTGAGCGTTATCTGAAGAGATGTGCTGCACTCTGCTACAAATGGAAGATAATTTTTTACAGGGACAGTCACCCAAAGCAAAGCATGATAGACAGAGGAATCAGTCTCCATGAGGAGGTGATTTCTCTTTACTCTCATTCTTCACTTATGAAGGAAATAGCTCTCGCAAATATATATGCAAAATCCAATCACGGCCAGGCTAAAGCTGAGCAGATGTATCAGGAACTGCTAAAAAGGGATCTGGAACCTCCAGAGAAGCAGGTCCTTTACAACCACTACGCAAAATATTTATACTATGATCGACGGGAGCCCCAAAGTTCAATACGATATCACATGAAGGCGGCAGCGATACCCCAACAATCCTTCTTTCGTGGGGACAGCATCACAACTCTGAAGAAGATTAAAGCCAAAGGCTGGAACCCAATGTGTAGAGAAATAGAGGAGTTTCTGGAAAACCTTCAAGAGCCATAGTGTTTTGAACATCACTGGTTCTAAATCCAGAAATAAATGTAGGTATTGcattacctaaaaaaatctgcACACACAGATTGATTGAGCTGTATCCTTTAAAGGCAGGTTTCAACAAGTGTCTGCAAGTTTTagacttaagtacatttaatggaagacaaaagctttttttaaaaaactatcTAAAAATCTACTCATTTGCTCTGAAAAACTGTCAGCAGTAGTACACTCAATCTGTACTAAACAGGCTGAATCATTCAATAACACTAGTCCTTTAAATAACATCCACTGTGgacatgttcaaatgttattaCTATAGTTCAGTAtcacatgatttattaaaatagattttgatcagtgttgattttttataatttacatGTAATCACTGTTTATTATATTCCTGTTGTGTTGATTGATTTTTCCATAGTActgtattttaagtttatataagaACTACACTATATGTAATTTGAATGTCTGTAAGCTTTGGAGTAGTGAAATATAAAACTCTCTGATAATGTTATAGATAATTTGATGTAACCTGAATCAGGTCAGCCATTAGGAATTATGGACAGGGGGACAGATTTTCCAAATTGGGCCCCTCAACCAACCTGATTCCAGGTcgtccagtttcatatgataccagtatctttactccaactttaaaactgagcctgctagtGGGTTTTATTTGCTAGTCTGCCTATAGCTCCTCATCTTTGTACGTTCAGCTTCGCCTGTCATACCTGCTGCTTCTCCAAAAATGTGTTCATTGCCTCTCGGATCCTTTCATTTTCTTGATCTCTCTGTAccctggcttttattttgttgaggcCCCAATCAGGGCCATCCACAAGGATATGGAGTAGCCAGCCAGGGGAAAGAGTAGCCAGCtagggggaaacagtagccagctaggGGGGTCCGGGGGCATCCCCCCCTCGGAgaatttctttttataaaagCCCAATTTTGGTGACCTGTGATACATTCTAATGACACTATTCCATCATATACGCTGATCttaattattatgtattttaatgagtttgcctgcctgattgtaaacatgtagctagtgaattattgtaaaggagaatcaGACTTCTAGTGTGTTAGCCCAGTCTgtaatagttattaatatttaaaaccacgtCTATTCCTGACTGATCCGAACTTTTCTAATTTAGAATCATAGaccttattaattatttatttattgacacttagtgatgttacgtgctgtgccgaggcttcggagcgtgtgtcgagtaatccaggaagttttccgcgatgcgcgtatcgaggcttgtatcgttttagactaatgacgtcattgatgacgtccgaagcctcgctgcccggccaTAGGGCATCactggttcaggaagtggttcagatcttcactggttgaaccaatgccacttttaagaagtgacacagaacactaatattacccctcctgccattattatattatattacactacaatacaatacaattattgaccaaaggattggtttataCACTTAAGatgaataaaacaat harbors:
- the LOC119488354 gene encoding interferon-induced protein with tetratricopeptide repeats 5-like; translated protein: MMSAAQSQTTLESKLEALQCHFTWDLDPSRYKLFHLRDQLEDIGTEEGNSWLGHIYNLRGFIQYKLRLTEDAQSLFNNAAEAFRQMRSADEGPWLVVNYGNLAWLNHHLGDQAESQAYLTKIDALMNKYPSPSQDELHPEIYAEKAWTLMKFSRDRNLAADYFQRAIKMQPDMVEWNTSHVLVLARALKHSNTGLEADMLEKVRIAKEQDPENLYLAAYYLEQCAKKGERIEDEARELARKVLRNPVSSDNGMKPLIRVYSHYVSVDEAIKLAEEALENHPDERYLKRCAALCYKWKIIFYRDSHPKQSMIDRGISLHEEVISLYSHSSLMKEIALANIYAKSNHGQAKAEQMYQELLKRDLEPPEKQVLYNHYAKYLYYDRREPQSSIRYHMKAAAIPQQSFFRGDSITTLKKIKAKGWNPMCREIEEFLENLQEP